The Deltaproteobacteria bacterium PRO3 genomic interval CCTTCTGGAAGCGTTTGTCCAGCTTGATCCCGAAGTACTTGAGCATCAGCGAGGCCAAGCCCAGCTCGGGCTCATTGATCAGCTCGGCGGCGATGAGCGTATCGAAGATGTGGCGCACCCGGAAGCCGTACATGCGCTTGAGCAGCCGCAGGTCGTAATCCGCGTCATGGATCACGATCTCGCTCGCCTCGCTGCCGAGTATGGCGCCCAACGGCTCCATGGAACGGATGGCCAACGGGTCGATCAACCAGGTTTCGGATCGGTCCGAGATCTGGATCAGGCCGATACGCTCGTGGAAACGGTGGAAGCTGCTGGCCTCGGTGTCCAAGGCAATGCAGGGTACCTGCCCCAAACGGCTCATCAGTTCACCAAACTGGTCGGCCTCGGCGATCAACGGGATGTCCTGCATGCGCGGGTGCAAAGGAAACCCAATTTGGGCCTTGGGGGAAGGGGGGGGTGAACCAAGGCCGGGAAGGGTGCTTTGTGGGGTGGGCTAATGGGCCGCCATTGTGGCGGTGGGGCGCTGCTTTCGCTTTTTGTTCCACAGGTAATAGAATGGCAATCCGGAAAGGATCAAGGTCAGGCCTGCCGCCGATTTGCCGGGGGACTCCACCAGGGTGACCGCCAGGAGCACCAGGCAGAACAGGGTGAAGAGCAGAGGTACCGCAGGGTAACCGAAGGCCCTGTAGGGGCGCGGCGCCGAGGGTTGTTTCCGGCGCAGCACCAGCACGCCGAATACCACCAGGCCATAAAACACGAAGGCGGCGATGATCACCAGGTCCGTGAGCAGGTCAAATGAACCGGAGAACGTGAGCAGGCAGGCCCACACGCATTGGTAGATCAGCGATAGATGCGGGGTGCGGTACCGGCCATGGGTGCTTGCCACCTGGGGAAAGAACCAGCCCTCACGCGCCATGGCATAGTAGATCCGTGCAGATACCAGACTGGTGGCATTGGTGCAGCCAAAGGTGGAGATCAGGATCATTGCGCTGACGATGAGTGCCCCGCCATTGCCGAACAGGTGGTTCACCACCACCACGGCGGCAATGTTGTTCTGGTCCCTGCCCAAGGCGCGCAGCATGTCGTCGATGGGCATCACGTACAGGTACGCGACGTTGATCAGGACGTAGATCAGGGTGATCATCAAAATGCCGAAGGCCATGGCGCGGGACAGATTGGTGACGGAGCCGTCGTACTCCGGCGCCGAGTCGGCGACGGGTTCGGTGAGCATCTCGATGGCGCGCTCGATGACCGGGCCGATCATCTTGCCCAGGCCTTCCTTGGCGCCGATGCGCATCGCGTCGCGCGAGGTGCCGCGGCCCTGCAGCTGCGCCGCGCGGGCGACTGGCGTGCCGCCGTAGAGGAAGTCGAGCCAGGAGTTGTGGTTGCCGGCCGCGACGACGGGCTCGGCCTCGACCAGGCGGTCGACGCGGGGGTCCACGACCAGGCGCGAGCGGGTGGCCCGCGTGATGCCGCTGCCCCAGTTGAGGAAGTGGCGGTCCAGAACGGAGGAGCTCTCGTTGCGCTCCAAACTGCTGAACAGCCCCATCGAGCGGAAGAAGGTGCGCCACAGCACCGGCCAGCCCGCGCCCAGCGACTCGGTCCAGCGGGTGCGCTTGGAGCTGTCGATCTTGTCGACGAAGGGCAGCATCAGGGGGCTGACCGCGCGGAAGTCCGCCTCGGGGTGGTTCTCGGCGCGCAACTCGGCGCGGACGAAGGCCCGGAACTCGGCGATCTTCTTCAGCGCCACCTCGAGGCTGCGGTTGGTCTCGCGGCTGTTGGCGCCGCGGGTGGAGGGGTCGGTGAAGCGTTGGATTGCCTCGCTCGCGGCGTCCCTCAGCTCGCGGAACCGCGCCTCTTGGACCGGCGCGCGGAGGCGTTCGTACATGTGGGTGGCCTGCATCAACTGCAGATTCAGATCTTCGATGTAGAGGCCGTTCGCCTCGCGGTCGTAGCGTTCCCAGAAGGCGTCGTTGGCCTTCTCAACCGCCGCGTAGCCCTCGCGCAGGCGCGAAGTGTTTTCATGGAGGGCCCGATAGTAGTCGGTCTGGGCCTGGGCTGCCTGGTCCATCTGGCGGACCTCGTAGGGGCCGAATTCCCAGAACTCATGGGGCGCCTTCTGGAGGAGGTCGAGCAGCGCCCGCTCGTAGCGGCCGCGGACCTCGAGCGGCGGCATGGGGTCGAGGCCGAAGACCCGCAGGGCCGAGTAGAAGGAACGGCGCAGGCCGCTGCGTCCCTCGACGGAGGCCAGTTGCTCGTAGTTCCCTAAGTAGGACTCCGCGGCGGTCCGGGCCTCGCCGGTCAGGCGAGAGAGATTTTCGCGGACGTGCCGTGCCAGCATGGTGGAATCGGCTTCCTGCAGCCCGCGCACCAGGCTGCTGCGCCGCGCGGTCTCGATTAGGAAGGCGCGGGAGCGGACCTCGTCGGCCATGAATTCCCGCATCGCCCTCTGCAAGGTGAGCGTGGCGCGGGCGTAGGGATAGTTGATGCTCTGGGAGAGCTCCTTGATTCTTTTCTCGTGGGCCTGACGGACTTCGATGTTCTCGGTGTCGGCGATCTCCTGGCGCAGGGTCGCCGTCTCGGTTTTGACGGGGCCCAGGTTGCGCCGGATCTCGGCGAGCTTTTCGTGGAAGGTTTCCACTGCGGTCCGTAGCCGCGCGGTCTCGGGGAGATCGCGCAGCGCCGGGTGCTCGAGGATGGCCAAAATCTCGCCCTTCTCGAAGGAGTGGGGATTGCGGGCCACGGCGTGACGGGCCTCCGGCTCGATGCCCGCCTCGCGGAGCGTGGCGTCGCTGAGGGCGCGGATGACGTCGGCGCTCTCCCAGCCGCGGGTGAGTTGGCGCAGCAGCATGGCCTCGCCGAAGTGGCGGCCGGAGTTCCCGGTCATCCGCTCCAGGGCTTGGGTGTATTCCGCCGAGAGGCGATTAAGCTCCGCGAAGTCGGCCTCCGGAAGGCCGCGCAGCACCGGATCCAAGGCCTCGCGCTGGCGGGCCTGGAATTCGAAGACCTGCTGCATGAGGTCCAGGAAACGTCCCTGCAGTTCGGGGTTGGAGCGGAGCTGGTGCGCGCCCCAGCGCAGGAAGGCGGCCGAGCGCCGGTTATGGCCCAGGGCCTGGGCGCGGCGGATGCCTTCTTGGACCGAGCGCACCGGGCGGGCCGGGGGCATCGTGGGTAGGTTCCGCAGCGGCGCGTCGACGTCCATCGCGGCGTTCAGGTTGAATTTTCCGCCGAAGGCCTGGATGTTTCGTATCGCGGAGCTCAAGAGGTTGCTGCGCCGCCCTCCCGGGGGGAAGGAGCCCGAGCCGCTGGAGGGCGGAGGCGGCGGCAGGCTGTTTCCGTTGCCGCCGTTCCCGTTTCCTTCGCCGTTCGCCGTCATGAAAACGCGATCCGGCAGCCGCGGCTCGAAGGCCTCGCGGCCGGGCAGGGCGGAACGGGGTCCGCCGGCCACGGCCAAGGCCGGCTGTAAAAGAGAGCCGACGCCGTCGGAGGAGATCTCGGGAGTGGGACGCGGGGTGCGCGCGACCAGCTCGCTGCGGACGTTCAATTCGTGGTTGAAGGCCGCGACGCCCGGCATCGCGTGGTGCATCAGGCGCCCGCCGACGTGGAATTGCAGCAGCATCGCCAGCGAGTCGACCATCGTGGTCGCGCCGTCGACGTGCTCGCGGATGCCGAGGCGGGTCTCGAGGCTGTGACCCAGGACGATGCCGCCGAACATCGCCGCCTGCGGCAGGACCCGCTGGGAAATCGCGCTCAGTCCCGTCAGGCGCGTGGCCTGGCCGGTCAGCGGGTTGATGCCGTGGAGACGGTTGAAGGCTCCGGTCGAAAGGGCGCCCGCGGTCTTCAGCGCGCCCAGCGTGATGAAGCTGCCGGCGACCTCGCGGCCGAGGGTGGCCAGGCGCCAATCTTGCTCTTGGCCCAGCGCCGCGTTGGCGCCGCGGGTGAAGGCGACGAAGCTGGGGGCCTCGAGCATGAAGGCCCCGGTCGAGGCCAGGGCGCGGGCGCCGAAGCCCCGCGTGAAAAAGTTTGTCGTGGGGGAGGCCGCGAGCCGTGAGAGGAAGGCCATGCGGCTGAGGCCGAAGACGGCCTGGGCGCCGGCCATGCCGACGAGCATCGAGGGGTGGGAGGCGTCGCGCGCCAGGCGGCGCAGCAGGAACTCGGCGCGGTTGCCGACGGCGCCGCGGCCGACGATGGCGTCGAGCCGCGCCTGGGCGCGCTCGCGCAAGGGAGCGCTCGGCGCCGCTTCCGCGGCGGCCGAATAAATCGCCGAGGCGAATTCCAGTCGGTCATCCCGCTCTTCCCGTCCGGCCAGGCCCAGCAAGCCCTCGTAAAACAGGCCGGCGTCGGACTCCGCGGCGAGGCCGTTCAATTCCATCCGCACCGAAGGGCTGAGGGTGGCGCCGAAATGCGATTGGATGCGGGCGACAAGCTCGCGCGGCTCCACGGCGGAGGGCGCAGCGTCGGTTTCCGCGGGGCGGCGCAGCAAGGAGGGCGAGAGTCCCCCGGAGAGGCGAAACGATGGTGGATTGGTCATGACTCCCTCAAAAACCTGTTCCCGCGAAGGACCGGTAGGCCTTACCCGGCGGGAATCTACAGGAGGCTGTTGAAAAAAATTTTTATTCCCGCCGGAATGAATCCGGCTCCATCCACCGCCCAAAAATCCTTCGGATTTTCGGGGCCCGCCAATCCGCCTGCGGCGGCTTGGCCCAAGACCGGTGGTTTTTCAACAGCCCGTTAAGCCAAAAGGAATTTACGTCCTGGCGCAAAATGCTTTTCAAATGCCTTGAAATTAACGTAAATTTTCCAAGAATAAATTTCGGCGTTTGCAGGATTTTGTTGCGTATTACCTTGTAAAAACTCGATATTTCATCCGGCGCGCCGTTCTTAGTAACCGAATGTTTACAAGTCAAGAGGCAATGCCTCCGAGGAGTGAAAAATGGCCCATTTTCCCAGCGTCCGTCCCCGCCGCCTCCGCGAAAACCCCGCGATCCGCGACTTGGTGCGGGAAACCCGCGTCCATCCCGCCGATTTGGTGATGCCGGTCTTCGTTCGGCCCGGCCAGCGGGAGCGGCGGCCGATCGCCGCCATGCCGGGCATCGCCCAGCTCAGCCCCGACGAGGCCTTGCGGGAATGCGAGGCCGTCGCCAAGGCCGGGGTGAAGGCCGTCCTGCTCTTCGGGATCCCGGAGGGGAAGGACGCGGCGGCCTCCTGGGGCCATCGCGAGGACGGCGTGGTACAGCAGGCCCTGCGCCTGGTGAAAAAGGAGATCCCCGAGCTGCTCCTGATCGCGGACGTCTGCCTCTGCGACTACACCGACCACGGCCACTGCGGCCTCGTGCAGGAGGCCGGTGACCTGCCGCATATCGACAACGACTCGACCCTGGAGGTCTTGAGCAAGATCGCCGGCAGCATGGCCCGGGCGGGCGCGGACGTGATCGCGCCCAGCGACATGATGGACGGGCGGGTGCAGAAGGTCCGCGACGAGCTCGACGCGGCGGGCTTCAAGCAGCTGCCGATCCTGTCCTATGCGGTGAAGTACGCCAGCTCTTTCTACGGGCCCTTCCGCGAGGCCCTCGAGTCGGCGCCCAAGTTCGGCGACCGGCGCGGCTACCAGATGGATCCCTCCAATTTCCACGAGGCCTTCCGCGAGGCCGAACAGGACCTGGAGGAGGGGGCGGACATCCTGATGGTGAAGCCGGCCCTGACCTCGCTGGACGTGATCCGGGCCCTGCGCGACCGCTTCGACGCCCCGCTGGCCGCCTACCAGGTGAGCGGGGAGTACGCGGCGATCAAATTCGCGGCCCAGCAAGGCGTCATCGACGAGGCGGCGGCGGTGCTGGAGACCTGGACGGTCTTGAAGCGGGCGGGGGCGGACATCATCGTCTCGTACTTCGCCAGGGACTACGCGACCCGGCTGCGCGGGTGAGTCTTGTGTTTGTCCTCATTACCTAATCCGTAGGGGCCGTTCGCGAACGGCCCCTACAACGGTCGCCAGGCCCCGAAATTCGGTTTCTAATGCCAGCTTGTTGTGACCCTACAGGTGACAACTCTTCTATGATAAACTGCCGATATCTGAAGGGAATTGGGCTTTAAGCCCCGTGAGGATCGCTAAGGATTTGCTTGAAAAACAACCAGGCAAGTCCCTGTAATTCCTCGCAGAATCGCTAATCAATGGCCGAGAGCAGCGGCGAAAAAACCGAAGAAGCCACCCCCAAGCGACTCCGCGAGGCCCGCAAGAAGGGCCAGGTGCCGAAGAGCAAGGACGTCAGCACCATCGCCGTACTCTTGGCGATCTTCGGGGTGATCTGTCTGGGGATGGGCGCGGCCATGAACGAGCTGCGCGAGCTCATGAAGCTCTGCTTCACCTACGTCGGCTCCCACGAGCACATCGACGGGTCGCAGATCTGGGTCTTGGGCAAGGCCTGCCTGCTCTCCTTCGCCAAGCTGATCCTTCCAGTGGCCGTAGTCGGCGCCGTGGTGGCCGGATTCGTCGGCTTCATGCAGGTCGGGTCGATCTTCGCCCTCGAGCCGCTCAAGCCGCAGATGAAGAAGTTGAACATGATCGAGGGCATCAAGAACATGTTCAAGACGCAGACCTTCATCGAGCTGCTCAAGAATATCGCCAAGATCATCGTCATCTTTTACCTGGCCTATTCCACCCTCGACAAGCAGCTCTACACGATCCTCCAAACCGCGACCATCCAGATCCCCGCGCAAATGCCCTCCATCGGCGAGGCGGCCAAGGGCATCCCGCCCGAGGCCTATCCCATCGAGGGCGCGGCCTTCATCAGCGGCGACATCCTGTTCAGCTTCATTTTCAAGGTGCTTCTGGCATTTTTGGTGATCTCGGTGATCGACTTCATGGTGCAGAAGAAACAATTCATGAAGCAGATGCGCATGACCAAGGATGAGGTGAAGCGCGAGTACAAGCAAGACGAGGGCGATCCGCACATCAAGGGGCACCGCAAGCAGCTACACCGCGAGTTCGCCTTCAGTGACGCGAAGGCGGCGGTGAAGTCCAGCGACGTCGTCGTCGCCAACACCGTCCACGTCGCGGTGGCGATGAAGTACGACCGCGAGACCATGGTCGCCCCCGAGATCATGATCAAGGGGCAGCGGGCCTTTGCCGAGATGATCAAGCAGGTGGCCGAGGAAAACGGCATCCCGATCATGCGTAACGTCCCCCTGGCCTGGGCCCTCTTCGAGCTGGAGGAGGGGGCGGAGATCCCTGAGGAGCTGTATAATGCGGTGGCCGAGGTCCTGGCCTATGTTTACCGGATGCAGCAGCTGCAAAAGCGGGAGGAGCAACGAGGCAGCAAGATCCAATACGTTTAACGTAACGTTTATAAAAGATGTCCGATAAGAATCTTGTTGTATTTTAAGGGTGTTGTGCCCAAATAGACCTGGTATGGAGAAAAAACCTATGAAACCCAAAATCACGGTGCTGACGACCTTGGCCGCCTTCCTGCTGGGAATGGGCCTCCTGTCCGTCCCCGGCGCCGGAGCCGCGGTTTCGCTAAAGGCCCCCGGGCCGGGCACTTTCAGCGCCAAAAAGTGCGAAAAGTGCCGCCGCGGCGACGACGGCAAGATGGTCTGCCAGCCGGTGCCCTGCCCCTAGGCCGAAGCTTCAACTTAGATTCTTTCCACGATAAAACGCTTTGCCTCTTCGGCTCCCCGGTTTAAGACGGCTCGACCCTATGCGAGCCCGAGAGGTCCTTTTATCACTTAAATTTTGCGCCTTGGCCCTGGGGCTTTCCGCGGCCTTTTCCGCCTGCGGCGGCATCCTTGCCTCGGACGGGATCACCGCCCACGTCCTGGTGTTGGTGACCGACGCCGGGGGCAACCCCGTGCCCGGCGCGACGGTCTGGGTGCCGGCCGATCCGACGCCGCAGGCCTTGGCCTTCGCGGGGGGAGAGGAGGGCCTGGCCCTGGTGGACGAGCAGGGCAACACCTGCGCGGACCCGCCGGCGGAGGCCCTATTCGCCGCCTGCACCGACGCCGAGGGCCTTGCCTTGCTGCCCTGCGGCGGCGAGGGGGTGTTTTTGCTGAATTACTTCAAGGACGCCGCGAGCGGCACGACCAGTGCGAAATGCGCGGAGGGGGGCGTGGTGCCGGCGCCGTTCGACCCTTAAGATTCGCGTCGCAACTTGTGATTTCTGGAACCGATAAGGACTTTGGAAAGGGGGCCTCTTTTCCACCGTTTTGAGGAGGTCCCTTTGACACCCCCCTTACGTACCGACCGGGCGCGTCATGGCTCGGGAGGCGCATCCAGCTCCGCCGCCGATATTCCCGCTTTCCTCAGTGTGGAAAATCTGTTTCGAGATCCGGCCGATACCGCGGATTCGGCGCATTATTCCCGGCAATGGCAGGACGACCAACCTTTTAGGACCCAACATACCGAGCTTTATCTGGCCTTGGATACCCTGCGGGCCATTTTTCGCGGCCGTACGGCGGAATTGACCGCCTCGC includes:
- a CDS encoding amino acid permease — its product is MTNPPSFRLSGGLSPSLLRRPAETDAAPSAVEPRELVARIQSHFGATLSPSVRMELNGLAAESDAGLFYEGLLGLAGREERDDRLEFASAIYSAAAEAAPSAPLRERAQARLDAIVGRGAVGNRAEFLLRRLARDASHPSMLVGMAGAQAVFGLSRMAFLSRLAASPTTNFFTRGFGARALASTGAFMLEAPSFVAFTRGANAALGQEQDWRLATLGREVAGSFITLGALKTAGALSTGAFNRLHGINPLTGQATRLTGLSAISQRVLPQAAMFGGIVLGHSLETRLGIREHVDGATTMVDSLAMLLQFHVGGRLMHHAMPGVAAFNHELNVRSELVARTPRPTPEISSDGVGSLLQPALAVAGGPRSALPGREAFEPRLPDRVFMTANGEGNGNGGNGNSLPPPPPSSGSGSFPPGGRRSNLLSSAIRNIQAFGGKFNLNAAMDVDAPLRNLPTMPPARPVRSVQEGIRRAQALGHNRRSAAFLRWGAHQLRSNPELQGRFLDLMQQVFEFQARQREALDPVLRGLPEADFAELNRLSAEYTQALERMTGNSGRHFGEAMLLRQLTRGWESADVIRALSDATLREAGIEPEARHAVARNPHSFEKGEILAILEHPALRDLPETARLRTAVETFHEKLAEIRRNLGPVKTETATLRQEIADTENIEVRQAHEKRIKELSQSINYPYARATLTLQRAMREFMADEVRSRAFLIETARRSSLVRGLQEADSTMLARHVRENLSRLTGEARTAAESYLGNYEQLASVEGRSGLRRSFYSALRVFGLDPMPPLEVRGRYERALLDLLQKAPHEFWEFGPYEVRQMDQAAQAQTDYYRALHENTSRLREGYAAVEKANDAFWERYDREANGLYIEDLNLQLMQATHMYERLRAPVQEARFRELRDAASEAIQRFTDPSTRGANSRETNRSLEVALKKIAEFRAFVRAELRAENHPEADFRAVSPLMLPFVDKIDSSKRTRWTESLGAGWPVLWRTFFRSMGLFSSLERNESSSVLDRHFLNWGSGITRATRSRLVVDPRVDRLVEAEPVVAAGNHNSWLDFLYGGTPVARAAQLQGRGTSRDAMRIGAKEGLGKMIGPVIERAIEMLTEPVADSAPEYDGSVTNLSRAMAFGILMITLIYVLINVAYLYVMPIDDMLRALGRDQNNIAAVVVVNHLFGNGGALIVSAMILISTFGCTNATSLVSARIYYAMAREGWFFPQVASTHGRYRTPHLSLIYQCVWACLLTFSGSFDLLTDLVIIAAFVFYGLVVFGVLVLRRKQPSAPRPYRAFGYPAVPLLFTLFCLVLLAVTLVESPGKSAAGLTLILSGLPFYYLWNKKRKQRPTATMAAH
- the hemB gene encoding porphobilinogen synthase, which codes for MAHFPSVRPRRLRENPAIRDLVRETRVHPADLVMPVFVRPGQRERRPIAAMPGIAQLSPDEALRECEAVAKAGVKAVLLFGIPEGKDAAASWGHREDGVVQQALRLVKKEIPELLLIADVCLCDYTDHGHCGLVQEAGDLPHIDNDSTLEVLSKIAGSMARAGADVIAPSDMMDGRVQKVRDELDAAGFKQLPILSYAVKYASSFYGPFREALESAPKFGDRRGYQMDPSNFHEAFREAEQDLEEGADILMVKPALTSLDVIRALRDRFDAPLAAYQVSGEYAAIKFAAQQGVIDEAAAVLETWTVLKRAGADIIVSYFARDYATRLRG
- a CDS encoding EscU/YscU/HrcU family type III secretion system export apparatus switch protein, with protein sequence MAESSGEKTEEATPKRLREARKKGQVPKSKDVSTIAVLLAIFGVICLGMGAAMNELRELMKLCFTYVGSHEHIDGSQIWVLGKACLLSFAKLILPVAVVGAVVAGFVGFMQVGSIFALEPLKPQMKKLNMIEGIKNMFKTQTFIELLKNIAKIIVIFYLAYSTLDKQLYTILQTATIQIPAQMPSIGEAAKGIPPEAYPIEGAAFISGDILFSFIFKVLLAFLVISVIDFMVQKKQFMKQMRMTKDEVKREYKQDEGDPHIKGHRKQLHREFAFSDAKAAVKSSDVVVANTVHVAVAMKYDRETMVAPEIMIKGQRAFAEMIKQVAEENGIPIMRNVPLAWALFELEEGAEIPEELYNAVAEVLAYVYRMQQLQKREEQRGSKIQYV
- a CDS encoding ribonuclease D is translated as MHPRMQDIPLIAEADQFGELMSRLGQVPCIALDTEASSFHRFHERIGLIQISDRSETWLIDPLAIRSMEPLGAILGSEASEIVIHDADYDLRLLKRMYGFRVRHIFDTLIAAELINEPELGLASLMLKYFGIKLDKRFQK